A stretch of DNA from Artemia franciscana chromosome 6, ASM3288406v1, whole genome shotgun sequence:
aaacttaattaaattagaaatagtcaattcctcgattcgaccatatggGTAGGGGGGATGGAAGGAcaattaattcggaaaaattagaagaatgtggtttttttaacttacgaacgggtgatcgagttttgatgaaatttgatatgtaaAAGGAGCTcgcattttaaatcccgaccagatctggccTTATTGGGGGGAATTacaggggaaaccggaaatttggaaaacacttagagtggagagatcaggattaaacttgatgggaagaataagcacaagtcctatatacgtgattggcataaccaggccggttctgctctctttgggggagatgggggggagatttccagtgctttggcgagttcggggcttctggacgtgccaagacaatgaaaatttttaggcGTTTCGGGGACCTGTATACACTGACTTGATAACAGccgtttccctgatttgaccttCTGGGGGAgaggggctggagggagaagaTATGGAGAAAAATGAGGTGTGTTATCatcacgaatgggtgattggatcttaatgaaacctgatatatagaaagatgtcATGTCTCAAATGGTCTATGTTCAATTCGGgccggatctggggacatttgggatggagggggaaacagaaatcttggaaaccggggTAGTGAGTCTAATTTTATGTTCCGATctcttcacaagtgccatatgagctcttgtgcTCTTTGTTCAaaagccaaaagctcatatggcacttgtgacgagatctGGAGCCAAGAGCTTTCagcctccagatggtcgaatcgggaaaacgactattatCAAGACAATTTGTGCAGTTCCCCGACATGCCAAACAATTTttatcgtcttagcacgtcaaaaagcaccgaacttgccaaagcactggaatcCCCCCAAACTCAGAGCGgatccggttatatcaatcacgtatctagaacttgcaCTTATTCTCGAACTTTCCAAAGCACAAGAaatccctcaactcccccaaagagatcggatctggtCCGATTattcaataacgtatctaggacttgtgcttattattcccattaagtttcatcccggtctcaccactctaagtgttttacaagattttcgttttcaaagatttctgtttctccccTCCATCCCCTATGTTCCCAGATCTGATCCGAACTCAAAAGGGAGCATCTGTGACATGCCATCTTTCTAtgtatcaagttttattaagatctgatcacccattcgtgagataaatataattcatttttcacGATCTCCCCTCCCTACCTTAGagggttgaatcggggaaacgactgttatcaagtcaatgtTTGCAGGTCTCtgaaacgcctaccaattttcgtcgttctagcacatccagaagcaccaaactcgccaaagcactgaaccccccaGCCCTCCTAAGAGGATATCTGGTGCAGTCTtgacaatcacgtatctaggacttcttattcttccaccaagtttcttcctgatctctccgctctaagcgtttcctAACATTTCCGGGtttacccctccaacttccccaatgtcaccagatccggtcgagatttaaaataagtgctctgagacacgaggtcgttctaaatgtttaatttcaataagattcgatcatccattcgtaagttaaaaatacctcattgtctctaatttttattaattaatcgTCCTTCCACCCCCCCTCCAGATAGTCAAATTGAGGAAgcgactatttttaattcaatctattctggtccctgatacacctgccaactttcatcgtcctaacttatcaGAAACTAAACAAATACTGCGTTGTGTACCAGGTTAAATACAATGAgcatttccttctttttctgacAAAGCATAATTATAAAAACGTAGTTCAGGTTGACTGCACTAGAATTTAACGTTTAAATCAGAAtgtgacacttgtgacgaggtcggaagagccaagagccaagaactcatatgacACTTGCGACGAGaccggaacctaaaattagactcagTAATCCGGTCTCCAGGATTTCAGTTTCCCCCCTCCGTCCCCGGATCCGAATTGAACATAGATTATTTAAGACATgacatctttctatatataaagtttcattaagatccgatcacccattcgtaagataaacatgcctcatttttcaagaattaccctccctccagcccccccagatggtcaaatcggggaaacgactgttatcaagtcaatttgtgctggTCCccgacacacctaccaattttcatcgtctcaaaccttccagaagcaccaaactcgccaaattacaggaaatccccccccccaactcccccaaagagagtggatccagtccagttatgtgaatcatgtatctaggacttatgcttctTTTTACCACCAAGTATTATACCGATCTATCTACTATaggtgtttttcaagatttccggtttccctctccagctccaatgtcaccgggtaAGGTcgagatataaaataagagctttgagacacgaggtccttctaaatatcaaatttcatttagaatcgatcacccagtcgtaagttaaaaatacctcattttttctaatttttccgaattaatcgtcCTTcgactcctccccccccccctcatatgttcgaatcggggaagcgactatttctaatttaatctagtctggtccctgatacacctgccaactttcatcgtcttTGCTTGTCAGGAAGTGCTCCAACTAGCAAAACCGGCGATCACaatttctgtatatatatatatatatatatatatatatatatatatatatatatatatatatatatatatatatatatatatatatatatataaacatatatatatatatatatatatatatatatatatatatatatatatatatatatatatatatatatatatatatatttatatatatatatatacatttgccaagtttcatcgttctagcttgtCTGGAAGtacccaaactagcaaaaacgGCGATCGCAACTtctatctgtctgtcggtctgttgatCCCGGTTTCgatagttcgggcacttccagataagctaggacgatgaaagttggcagatgtatcagggaccagactaaattagaaatagtcgtttccccggtttgaccatctgggggggggagtggaaggacgattaatttggaaacattaaaaaaaatgtggtattttttaCTCACGATCAGGCGATCGAATGttaatgacatttgatatttagaaggagtatgtgtctcagagctcgtattttaaatcccgactggatccggtgacattggggggagttgaaagggaaaccagaaatcttggtaaacgcttagagtggatagatcgggatgaaacttggtgggaagaataagcacatgtcctagatacatgattgacataaccagaccagatccaATCTTGGGAGGAGTTGAGGGATATTTCCcgtgctttggcaagttcggtgcttctggacgtgctaggacgatgaaaattggtaggcgtgtcgaggacctgcaaaaattgacttgataacagtcgtttccctgattcaaccatctggggggtgggggtggagggaggggaaatcgtgaaaaatgaggtatgtttatctaaCAAATGgaagatcagatcttaatgaaacgtGAAATATAGAAAGATGTCACgttcagatgctccattttcaattcgggtCAGATCCAGGGGCATTGGGGGGTGGaagagggaaaaaaaaatcttgggtaGCGATTTTCAACGGGTGGGAAGCAAACAACCCCTACCTTAAATGATGCCCCTGGTCCTCCCAATTCATATTTTCTCATCCTCCAGTATTAATAACTGGAAATACGGTTTAGACTCACGTGTAATGTACTACACATTACAAAATCAAGATAAAAGTGTGTGTGGTAATCgtatttttaatcataaatCACTGATAAAAAGCTCTACATAGCATTGTAATTTAATCTGGCGGGACAGCGTAAGGATCTGGCTTGCCAGATTCGTGGTATTTCCTGTAATGCTCTCGGTATGAAAAGTCCCTTCTTTCTTCTTGCCACCCTCGTTCTGGCGCTTCATCGTATTTGAATTGGTTCGGATTTTCTCCATAAATTTCGTTAACCTCTTCAATTTGttccctgaaaataaaatacagtacTTCTCATACATACGTATATAACGAGAAGAAAATTaccgtaaataaaaaaaaataatattgaactaaaatattatatataagttGAATTTCGATAGCTCGAACCTCGATAACCCGAAATCGTGATAATTTGGGATCTTTTTATCCCCCGTGAAAAAATTctctaagtaaaaaataattttgcggTTATACTAAGTCGGGATGACTCAAAAACCAACCCTATAACTAAAAATTCAGATAAGTCgaaataaattttcactttaccTCTATAAGTTGAAGTTTACCTGTGTATCAATAAGTTTTTATAGCGGATATCTGTAAATCGAAACCCCGATGTGCAGGTTGCAACGAATCGGTGAGTCACATTCGCTAAAGCGTCTGTCAGTCTTGTCACAGTATTGATATTGTATTTATTGCAGAGAACGTGGTTTTTGCATCAATAGTGTGGTTATTGTGTGTACAGTATTCAAGGTGAGGGCTTAAAGCCAAGTAAAAACATTGACGGTAGGTGAGAAGTTGGAGATAATTAAAACGGTGCATGAATGGATGCAGAAGAAGAAAGACATAGCTGCTATGTACAACATCCGAGGCAGTACACTTTCAACTATCTTAAAAAGCCTGACAGAAATCAAACAGCGAGCCAATAATGGCAGCATTAAATATAAGAGGAAGAGTGCTGAGTTCCCTGATGTCCAAGAGTGTATGACAAAATGGTTCAAACAATTAGGGAAAAATATTCCTCTTGAGAGCCCAATTATTAGAGAAAAATCTAAACAATTTGCCTAATCTCTCGGGCATGATAATTATAAGACAAGCAACAGTAGGGTCTATAATTTGAAGAGGTGTAATATTGCGTTTAAGAAACTTTGAGGTGAGAGTGCGTCTGTAGACAGTCATATTTGTAATGAGGGCAAGAGCTCATTATGTAACGTTGGCAAATCCAGCAAAGAAAGGGCTACAATTTCACCAGGAACCAATAAGGCAGGATCAACCAAGTTAAAGCCCTTCACTATTGGTAAAGCATAAAATCCTAGATGCTTTAAAGGAGTAAAGTCGCTGTCTGTTGAATACAGGTCAAATAAAAAGGGCGTAGATGAAAAATGAGGCCCTTTCATCATAGATGAAATCGTAGATTTATTAGATAAAATTATGGGCACAAAGGAACGCAAAATTTAGTTATTTGTAGACAAGTGCACAGTATAAATTCCCATTCCTTCTATAAAatgttaatgtaaaaaaaatttcggtCAACAAAACATCTAAATTACAGccactaaataaaacaaatgtaagagaaataaaataataataataaaataagtaattgtaatataataatcaataatatataatagtataataaataataaataaataaatataataataatagacaaaataaataaataataaaaaaatctatacaCTGAAGTGGTAAGAAAATATACATCTGACATTGCAGACGAAAATGTCTGCATTATCAACCTCTTAGAGGACTTAAAAGCAAATGTTGTGACCACAtaacaaaacaatagcctactgTGCCAATTTGCGTGGGTTCAAACTGCTAGAAAATCAAGCTGAAGCAAAAAATAGGCCACAAAAAGAAGAACTACTATAAGTAGAAACTAAATGTTAGCATTGAGGCTGAGTGGAACGAGGTGACAACGCAGCTGTCATCAGACTAGATACCAAGACTTGAAGAATTTACGCTTGCAGACAAGGGGACAGCAACTACCTGCACGTTAACTGACGAAAAAAATTGTGGAATCCCTAACCATCAATGAGGATGCTCCTTCCGACAACAAAAACAAGGAAGAAGAACCAGCAAACATCATACCTAAACAAGTCAAAACTGCAGATCGTACTTTAtgtatattttcagaaaaaaaaaacagtaaactaCCAGACAATGTTTTTTTCATCACTTGTTTCAATCGAGAATATGATTGACACACTTGCTTCCAATAGTGCAGaagaaaattatgattttttacGCAGTGAGGTTAGTGTATGGACTGTACTGTTCAGAGtgtttgtaaaaattattttcattatgaATACAGTGAGTATTAAATACAgtaaataacttatttttgtattaatacaATAATAAAGTAGATCTTAACTTTGTAGTGTCTGTAGGGAATAAATTTAGCGATTTTGTTACCTCTGTAGCTCAAATTTTCATCTGGTTCACCTCTAAAACTAGAACTGCCCTTGAGTCGAACTATGCATAACTGAACAAAAATCGTAGTCCCATCAATTTCAAGGTAGCTCGAAGTTAGCTCGAGGCCTCGAGCACCAAAAAAGCTTATACAGGCATATATGGAGTAGAAAATAAATCATAGCAATATATGGAGCTGCTTAAAAAgtatacctttgaaatagattAAGCGGGTTTGATTTAATAgactttaactttttttttaattttacttattcttaaataaagtttttattccAGGCTAGGAAGCATAATGTTACGTATGTATTTGGTTGCAAGTAAGTTCGACTCAGTACATGTTGTCTCCAGTTAATTCTTAAGAGGCACTTTATATTAACTTATGATAAATGGATAAACTGACACATGAAATTTCacttaattttctattttggctCTCCTTGTTTTGTAGGACGATGTTGCAAGCCTAGCTTGAAGTGGGCTGCTCAGAAAATTTTTCTAAGCTAATTTAGAGTAAAAACTacctacttttttttctaaaagtaagATATTTGCAACTCTATTTCAAGTTTCGACAGTAGAATCTCATGCAAAAAATCCATCAACAATAATTTGAAACatcatttagatttttttttaaattttacaaacaaTCGTTCATGGCAATTTTCTGTGGCCATTCAGAAATAGGATTGATAACTAACGTATAATTTACAATttgcaaaagtaaaatttactgtaaaattttaagatgtgccctttaaatgtaaataaagattctaaaaagcatttgaatcaaaaacaaaagtcatctttaaatttccattaatttttctattttattgcgAGCAGCTTCGCAACTTTATCTCTAAGTCCAGTGCTGATTGgtcttttgtaaaataatgcaaaaaaaactgtcaacTGATATTTATAAGActgttatttattgttatttatacAACTGTTATTTATTTGATATATGTTATTTCTGAAAGGAAGAAATGTGCAAGATTATTTTAATCTTAAGGTTATTGAATTTCATATTccaagaacaattttttaaacaacaatTTGTCTTTGTAGAGAATTTCACAAATAATTGCTACTAACGATTTTCTGTTAGCCAGCAAAAACACGATTACTCATtaataaaaatctgtttatctcattttgtaaaaatttattatttactacATAATTTTAAAAGACCTTTAAATAGGCTACAAATAAAGATgtaaagaagcaaaaaaaacttcactCGGCATTTCAGGTGGTCCTTTAGCATTGAGTTTTTAGCAAACCCCCATTTTCActttcacaaaatttatttgttcacaactaagttgattttcttttaactaaATAGTCACGACTGTTTGACTGTTTATATAATCTATACTGGTCGTttcctaaaaaataatattataatattctCATTGCATAACGATTGCAAATCTGAGATAATACAGctcaaattttacaatattctaCTTAAGTTTTCAGTTTAGATACATCAATAGAGATCAGAACGAGTTTGCTTTACGACTCAAGGTTCATTTTACCTGAAAATTTAGCTGCTCTTATAATGTAGACAAACAAATACTTTAAATCTGTTTTAGTACAGAAAAGGACATGCAAAAATGTCCAACTGAAAATGAAATGGAACAGACCGATATTTAATATACTGGACGAACACTCATattattttgcaatttcttgatgaaaatacccaaaaaggcattttcaatctaccccaaaaagatttttttctaagtCTAAAGGAGATGGGCAAGAAATCTAGGGAGACAGATACCCCCGCCTTGAATTAATGGCAATAGTGACATAGTGAATAGTgacatattttgaattttagtaGATTATTATACTTCCTTTATTTAGagcaaaaattatgtttttgaaagCTGGCAggtgaataaaattttaacaatACTCACCTATATTTACTTTTGACAACTTTCTTCTGTGTAATAGGATCAGTTATATCTCCTAGTGGATAAACAACAGATTTTAATTCATGTGTGATTTCACGTGTTAATTTCTCTGGCAGCTCTCTGATAAGGACAACATCACCAGGTTTGCACTTACTTGAGGGATCATAGGCAAGCACTTCTGAATTCCTCCCATAATACTAGAagaggaaattaaaattaaatataccaaCAATTGGAAAAAGGACAAGATTACacaaattctgaattttttcacaCAAAACTGTAGatggtaattttttatgtttttgattaGGCAGCGTGTTTCTTAGTTTTCACTTACTAAGAGAACTATGAAGAGGAGTATTCAATAAGGATTCAATCCTCTCTTCATGGGTTTTTGACCATGatgattccaatggtgcactttttattttgatactttTGCTTTATTTGATACTTTTGCACTTTTATTTTCAGAGATTTcaagctatttttcaaaattccaaagAATTAAGAGACACCAAAGAGTTAACATACAATACTCAGAAGAAGCAGAAGTGGAATTCCCGAAATgactaattaaaaaacgtttaaTAGATTAGTTGTAGTTAGGGATATGTGGCCAGTAAAATACAATAAGTTCATCCTCAATTATTTCCCTTACTGTGGCTGCCTGCTGACACTCCACCTTGGGTTCTTTATGACTTTAAACCAGCCAGTAGCGGCTAGAAACGTCCAAGAGGAAGGCCATAACCCCAGTGGAATGACAGTCTTAGGAAATACCTGGGCCAAACTGGAATTTTGCTGTCTGATGCAGAGGCCCTTGCTACTGACCACACTACACAAAGAAGGCTAACAACACGCTCGTCATAAATAATGAGAttaattgcattttcatttAATGGCTTTTGAGCATTTAATATACAtgcataaaatttgaaaatgaagtttTCCCTATCTATATGTTACTTATGTAAAGGTCAAATAGAAATTGAGATACTTGGGATACAAATTTGTTTACAACTTACaataaaggaaaagaaaagcagAGTAAAGAATCACAAAGatagaagaaacaaaaaggaaaaacataatgaaaatCATTCAAGTGGAAGAAAGGGAAGCTTAAAAACTGCAGATTTGAAGGAAGCTTAAAGACTGAAACAACAGATTTGGAAAGTTCCCAGTGTGGCATTACCAGTTTTGTTATGCCTgcagcattaaaattctgtattatttttatgattaggtggtaaataaattagaaatctCAAATACCAAAAATACTATAATGCACAATTCCCTTTgatacccttttttttaattagaaacaaATCAGATGAAAATAATACAGAGTAGTGATAGCAGAGGTCAAACCCAAGTTTTACTCATATTTTATGGTTATTGTGAAAATATGTattataatatgtatataatgataataataataaatatgataaatggtataataatataatatgataaaataataataatataataataaatagatatggttATAAATATAACCATATTTATGGTTATAGTCTATGTTTAGCCAGCTGTATTGGTAGATTGGATGTATTCATAATCAGATATTGAGGCGAAAGCTAAAATCGTGACTTGGTGTGTAATAGTAACAAAATTCAAGTGAAATACAGAGCATAGCAGTTCTGAACTTAAATCACACACAGACATTTCTAGCTAAAACTGATTCCCACTTAGAGGCATTACAGAAACCAGCTTTGGTTACAAAATGTCCTATGTCATAAGTAAACATTAGTGATGACAATGATAATGGAAACACTGATGATGACGCAGCAGGATTTGATGTAGAAATAAAGCAAATCTTCTAATGCAATTGatttaacttaagaatttaaGTAGGGCATCCTCATTTCAAAACAGGGAAAACTGTAGATACATTGTTTGGGAGGCTATTTGTACcaattgtgtgtttttttgggCAGTTGcgcattgaatttttcaatcaGTGTGTTtcttgcaaaaattaaaaagcaaaattactttttttaaattgcacaTTTTCAGCACCAATGATGTCTTGGgtgcatttttgttttatgactCCTATGCCAATCATCTGGTAATACTGAGCAAATATAATATTTCCTGTAATATGCTACAACATTTTACATAGTatgttgtattttattattcacaaatatttaactaaaaattattgcgaaaaatatattaattgcataccattttaaagaaaactttggaataaatatTTCCAATTTGATAAAATGAGATGTCTAAGTCTCACCAGAATTTGTTCATATCCCACATTGTATTTTTGTAGTAGAGGGGCAGGGGTGCTAGCTTAAAACAAAGCATAGAAATATGCCAAACTTATGAAAGCCAACAGACCCGAAACTAACCTATGCAAAAAACTGTTACTTTCCTTGGAAGGactcaaaataatttattttatatttctaatatataaataaaatatcatcatagtttttatccaaaatttccttattaaatgaaaaagatatTCATTATTTTCCTTTAAGTTATATACATAACTTAAACATGCCTTTTCTATGATGCATAAAAGTAAATGTTCAAAGGGCAACAAAACTgaattatagaaaatataaaaatttgaatagaCCATTGGTTATTTATGCTCATAGAAAGAATAAATCTACCACGATTTGTTAAAATCCATGACCTTGGATTTTTAAATGCCATCTTGAAATGATCCAAAAGGATTTATTGTGTTATTGGTGACAAAGTCAAGCTTCCATTGTGAGCATTAGGGGCTGTCATTATACAGCTTCTGGATGCATGAACAGATCTTTCAGAACCCCATGTGGCCAGGCAGGTATTTTCCAATCTATACCTTTTACCCTACATTTAATTTCTACAGAATAACAACTTTTtacaaccataaaaaaaatactgtgataagtgaattttaaatttccttgTTATGGACAAAGACTAAATGACTAGCTTGACTTGTTAGTCTGTTGCTAGGCgtatacagatatatatatatatatatatatatatatatatatatatatatatatatatatatatatatatatatatatatatatatatatatatatatatatatatatatatatattatatatatatatatatatatatatatatatatatatatatatatatatatatatatatatatatatatatatatatatatatatatatatatatatatatatgtatatatatatgtatatatatatgtatatatatatgtatatatatatgtatatatatatatatatatatatatatatatatatatatatatatatatatatatgtatcaatttatttataaaccatctaaaaaaaaagaggacgAAACGCCCataagatggagtaataagagaaaaac
This window harbors:
- the LOC136027987 gene encoding uncharacterized protein LOC136027987, encoding MASSKIGRLLLGRCVAPHPKLPLPKDASRIRIKQLELDPNLLKYYGRNSEVLAYDPSSKCKPGDVVLIRELPEKLTREITHELKSVVYPLGDITDPITQKKVVKSKYREQIEEVNEIYGENPNQFKYDEAPERGWQEERRDFSYREHYRKYHESGKPDPYAVPPD